CGGGTTATCGGGAAATTAAACCCTTGCTGTTACCGATATGGCCGGGAGAATTCTCCTCCGTCAGCAGCAGAAAGATTTGTCAGTTTACGGAGTTTACTCAATTGATGCTTCCTGCCTGCGTCCGGGTGTTTATCTTGTGCATACCCCAACCGCTGTTGGGAATGCTGTGCGGAAAATTGTTGTTCAATAAACTATAACTGAAAATCATGAAAACTTTTCTGAGAAGCTTAAGAGATTTACTTTTTCAGGGAATCTCAAAATGCAGGAATCTGAGACTGAGTGCAAGGCTGATGTTTTTCATCACAGGCATAGCTTCCACCTTATGGTTTCTTATTCGGGTTATTCCGAAACCCAGCCGGGCTGCTTATCCGTGCATGCGGGCGGCAGCACCCGTGATGTCGGGATTCATTTTGTATCTGATCGGAGCAGGTACAGCCGGTTTTGGTCTGAAAAAAGCCAGGCAGAAATTGCAGGGTGGAAAATTCTTTCCAGCCTTTTTATTTGCCTCACTGGCCATAACCGGATTATTTCTGGTTCTTGCCAGTGATACCGATCAGGTTTCTGCTTCCCGGCTCACTGTTCAGGCACCTCCCGATGGCCCCAACGCTCCGATGGGTGATGCCAGGGGTATTATCCCCGGAAGGGTTGTATGGGTGTGGAACCCCCGGGCTACCGATGAAAATTGTACCAATAAGGTCAGTGATCCGGTGCGCGGTGAAGATGGTCATTTCCTGCCCAAAAACAATAACCAGCAGGCCATAGATTCAATGATGAGAATTTCCCTGATGATGATTACCGGCAAAGAAACTGTATCAGAGAGCTGGGATACCATTTTTCGATATTTCAACATAATGCACGGGAAAGGGAATGTACCCTACGCGAAAGGAGAAAAAATTTTTATCAAAATTAATCAGGGGGGAGCCGGTTGGCTAACTAATCCATCAACACTTGAACGGGTCAAAACCAGCTGGCAGGCCAGCTACTATGGAATGGCGGAAAGCATTCCTTCCACCATTCTCAGCTTGCTGAAAACCCTTATTGATGACTACGGGGTGAATCAACAGGATATCCTGATTGGAGATCCAATTGCCCATATGTATCAGGAGACATATACTTATCTGCACAGTGTTTACCCGGATATTCTCTATATGGACAAAGACAATTATCAGTCTCTGGGCCGCACAAAACTTACCAAAGCCAATCATGCTTCTGTTTTTTATTCCGACAAGGGAGTAAAAATGCCTAATGCTGTAAGGGATACACTGTACAGGGAATTCGAGGAGGCTGAATATCTTATAGACATGGCCTGTCTGAAAGCCCATGCACGTGCCGGTGTCACCCTTCTTGCCAAAAACCATTTCGGCTCGCATATAAGACCTGATGCTTCTCATCTGCATCCTGCCCTTCTGGCTCCTGAAAATGATAAAGTAACAAATGGAGGTTATAAGAAATACAGGGTACTTACCGACATCATGGGGAGCAGCAAACTTGGCCGAAAAACCCTCCTGAATATTGTTGACGGCCTCTGGGGTGGAACGGAAGCCGTTGAAAAACCTGTAAAATTTAAGATGCCTCCTTTTAACAACGACTGGCCCAGTTCGCTTTTTGTTTCACTTGATCAGGTGGCTCTTGAATCAGTATGTTTTGATTTTCTCAGGACCGAAGCTGCTCTGAATACGACTGCTTTTAAAAACCGTCCCTTGTTTGACGGAGTGGATGATCATTTACATCAGGCGGCTTCTTCAGCTAACTGGCCTACCGGAATAACCTACGATCCCGACAATACCGGTTCCCCGATACCAAGCCTGGGCGTGCACGAGCACTGGAACAATTCAACCGACAAACAGTACAGCAGAAACCTCAAAACAGGAAACGGCATTGAACTGGCAACCTGGCCGGAAAATCTGGTAATTACTGTTGGCATACGGGATAACAAGGCAACCTTTTCGCAGATCAGGATATACCCGAACCCGGCACATGATATGGCTTATCTGCAGATTCACTCAGAGCGGAACGCTGATGTCGAAGTGCAGATTCTGAACCTTAACGGTCAGATCCTCCGGAAATCGGCCGGCTACAGCGTCAGCAGCGGTGAAACATCCATTCCCCTCGCTCTTCAGCAGATTGAGTCGGGTTTTTACCTGTGCAGGGTACTGGTTAAGAATCCGGCAAAAACAGATGTGTTTACCGAACGGATTCAGGTTATCCGATAACAGCATTTTTCGTCATCCGGCTGGTGTATTACTGGCCGGATGAGGAAAAATCCGTTTTCAGCGGTTCCTGCAACCCCATTTTTCTGAGGAAAGCAATATGATCCTGCGGGGTTTTGGGTCCATCGTATGGATAAATTTCCCAAATTTCATAATCCTCCATGCTTTCGCCCGGCTGGAGAACCCTGTATGAGCTGTGGTGTTCCATCTCAAGAATATCCTTCTCCGGGTCTGACGAACGGCGCAGATATACCTCTACCGGTGCCTGTGCAGGATGCATCAGGGAATCGGGGTATGAAGGGAAGCGCTTGATAAACAACATATTGCCTGTAAACGCAGCCATCCAGGGTGCATCTGGTACCAGAAAAGCTTTGGTCCAGATGTCAGAGGAGTGTTCAGGAAAATAGGGTTCCAGAAAAGAAAAGAATCCTTCTGTTAATGTATAGAAAAGCGGGCTTGGCTGCTGGCCGCGCGGCGATGTAATTTTCTTGATTCCGTTGATTCCTGAAACAGGTACATAGCATGTGGCATCGCCTCTGAGACGCGTGTTTTGCCAGATGTCCCAGCGGACCGGTCTTGAACGGACATTTCTGGCGGTGACATGAACGGCAACTTTTCCTTTACCCTGTACCACAATTTGCTTCTCCAGCTGAATGCCGCTATAAGGGCTTTCCGGACTGATCAGGGTAACCGAGCTGTCAGTGCGTTCCTGAATGGTATAACGGCCCATGGCAAGATAAGGGTCAGGCGGCCATTCCGGGGCTTTTCGCCGCATACGGGCATCAACAGACTGTTGCGCCCACCAGTCGCTCTGAGGGCCTAACCATACTGTGTGACCGTTTACCGGAACCGGTTCCCGGTAAGGGCTCATGGACGGCATGTCTTCCGCTTTGGTGTACCATTTGGGACGGTCGCTCTTTAAAACATTCTCTCCCGAACGGTCGGAGAGCATAACGATTGTTCCCCCTATATCAGGCAATACAACCAGTTGTACGTCTTTGTAATATATAAAATACGGACTGCTGCCTCTCCATTCACCGGTTGGAACAGGCCGGATACAGGAACCGCAAAGCAACACGCATAATCCCATAATGACAAAAGATGCAGATCTCATAGGGCAATAATATTGAGTCCTAATAGTTTTTATGAGGCGTTTTCAAAATAATCGGGTCATTGGTTTTTTATGCAATACTTTTCGACTTTAAAGAGCAACGAGTTGGAGGTGGGAACAAAACCTGTCAGCACGGAACAATAAATCTTTCTGGCAAACAGGCTATTTTCCCGGTTAGTGCGCCGAACCTCCGCATCCATTACTTTGCACATAAGCAAAAGCGAAATCCCGAAAGCAAGGTTCTCTTCATTGATTGATCTAACTCAGCAAACTTCGCCCGTCAATCCCCCTGCCACGTTTTCCAGGCTGGTTCTCTTCATTGATTGATCTAACTCAGCAAACTTCCGTACTTTTCCAGCAGTTTTTTTGTAGCTATGATTCCTTCTTCTTCGCTGAGCCGTGGTCCTTCATATTCAATTCCTATCCAGTTTCTGTAACCGGCATCTTTCACAATCTGAAGCATGCGGCGGTAGTCAATAGTAACTTCCTCTCCCTCCGGAGTAAAATCGTTGGTTTTGGCACTTACTCCTTTGGCATAAGGCATCATTTCCTGAACTCCCTGATATCGGTCGTATTCTTTAGTGCATTTCCCCATCTTGAATTCAAGGCAGAAGTTGCCAAGATCGGGAAGTGTGCCGCACCAGGGATTGTTAACCCGCTGCATAATACCGGCAAGCCATTTGCCGTTTGAAGAATATCCTCCGTGGTTTTC
Above is a window of Bacteroidales bacterium DNA encoding:
- a CDS encoding DUF362 domain-containing protein produces the protein MKTFLRSLRDLLFQGISKCRNLRLSARLMFFITGIASTLWFLIRVIPKPSRAAYPCMRAAAPVMSGFILYLIGAGTAGFGLKKARQKLQGGKFFPAFLFASLAITGLFLVLASDTDQVSASRLTVQAPPDGPNAPMGDARGIIPGRVVWVWNPRATDENCTNKVSDPVRGEDGHFLPKNNNQQAIDSMMRISLMMITGKETVSESWDTIFRYFNIMHGKGNVPYAKGEKIFIKINQGGAGWLTNPSTLERVKTSWQASYYGMAESIPSTILSLLKTLIDDYGVNQQDILIGDPIAHMYQETYTYLHSVYPDILYMDKDNYQSLGRTKLTKANHASVFYSDKGVKMPNAVRDTLYREFEEAEYLIDMACLKAHARAGVTLLAKNHFGSHIRPDASHLHPALLAPENDKVTNGGYKKYRVLTDIMGSSKLGRKTLLNIVDGLWGGTEAVEKPVKFKMPPFNNDWPSSLFVSLDQVALESVCFDFLRTEAALNTTAFKNRPLFDGVDDHLHQAASSANWPTGITYDPDNTGSPIPSLGVHEHWNNSTDKQYSRNLKTGNGIELATWPENLVITVGIRDNKATFSQIRIYPNPAHDMAYLQIHSERNADVEVQILNLNGQILRKSAGYSVSSGETSIPLALQQIESGFYLCRVLVKNPAKTDVFTERIQVIR
- a CDS encoding DUF4380 domain-containing protein, encoding MRSASFVIMGLCVLLCGSCIRPVPTGEWRGSSPYFIYYKDVQLVVLPDIGGTIVMLSDRSGENVLKSDRPKWYTKAEDMPSMSPYREPVPVNGHTVWLGPQSDWWAQQSVDARMRRKAPEWPPDPYLAMGRYTIQERTDSSVTLISPESPYSGIQLEKQIVVQGKGKVAVHVTARNVRSRPVRWDIWQNTRLRGDATCYVPVSGINGIKKITSPRGQQPSPLFYTLTEGFFSFLEPYFPEHSSDIWTKAFLVPDAPWMAAFTGNMLFIKRFPSYPDSLMHPAQAPVEVYLRRSSDPEKDILEMEHHSSYRVLQPGESMEDYEIWEIYPYDGPKTPQDHIAFLRKMGLQEPLKTDFSSSGQ